One stretch of Meriones unguiculatus strain TT.TT164.6M chromosome 7, Bangor_MerUng_6.1, whole genome shotgun sequence DNA includes these proteins:
- the LOC110544098 gene encoding keratin, type I cytoskeletal 16-like, whose amino-acid sequence MATCSRQFTSSSSMKGSCGISGSSSRISSILARGSCRAPSTYGGMSVTSSRFSSGGACGIGGGYGGGFSSSSFGAGLGAGHMGGFGASLGAGVGEGLLAGSKKVTMQNLNDRLATYLDKVRALEEANTDLEVKIRDWYQRQRPAEIKDYTPYLRTIGELESKIIAATLENISLMSQIDDARLAADDFRTKYEHEMILRHSVDADINGLRRVLDELTLTRTDLEMQVESLKEELAFLKKNHEEEMLALRGQTGGDVNVEMDAAPGVDLSRILNEMRDQYEQMAEKNRRDAEAWFLSKTEELNKEVASNSELIQSGRSEVSELRRVFQGLEIELQSQLSMKASLENSLEETKGRYCLQLAQIQGLISGVEEQLAQLRCEMEQQSQEYNILLDVKTWLEQEIATYCRLLDGEDAHISSSQHSSGQSYSSREVFSSSSRQPRSILKEQGSSSFSQSQSQSSRN is encoded by the exons ATGGCCACCTGCAGCCGCCAGTTCACTTCTTCCAGCTCCATGAAGGGCTCCTGTGGCATCAGTGGCAGCTCTAGCCGCATCTCCTCCATCCTGGCTAGAGGATCCTGCCGGGCGCCCAGCACCTATGGGGGCATGTCAGTTACCTCCTCTCGATTCTCCTCTGGGGGAGCCTGTGGCATTGGGGGCGGCTATGGTGGGGgcttcagcagcagcagctttggGGCAGGCCTCGGTGCTGGACATATGGGTGGCTTCGGTGCTAGTTTGGGTGCTGGCGTCGGTGAAGGGCTCCTGGCGGGCAGCAAGAAAGTGACCATGCAGAACCTCAATGACCGGCTGGCCACCTACCTGGACAAGGTGCGTGCCCTGGAGGAGGCCAACACTGACCTGGAGGTGAAGATCCGGGACTGGTACCAGAGACAGAGGCCCGCCGAGATCAAAGACTACACCCCCTACCTCAGGACCATTGGGGAACTGGAGAGCAAG ATCATTGCGGCCACTCTGGAGAACATATCACTCATGTCGCAGATCGACGATGCCAGGCTGGCAGCTGATGACTTCAGGACCAA GTATGAGCATGAGATGATCCTGCGTCATTCCGTGGATGCTGACATCAACGGCCTGCGCCGGGTGCTGGATGAGCTGACTCTGACCAGGACTGACCTGGAGATGCAGGTTGAGAGCCTCAAGGAGGAGCTGGCTTTCCTGAAGAAGAACCACGAGGAG GAGATGCTTGCCTTGAGGGGTCAGACTGGTGGAGATGTCAACGTGGAGATGGACGCAGCCCCTGGTGTGGATCTGAGCCGCATCCTGAATGAGATGCGAGACCAGTATGAACAGATGGCAGAGAAGAACCGCAGAGATGCCGAGGCCTGGTTCCTGAGCAAG ACCGAGGAGCTGAACAAGGAAGTGGCCTCAAACAGTGAGCTGATACAGAGCGGTCGCAGCGAGGTGTCTGAGCTCCGCAGAGTGTTCCAGGGCCTGGAGATTGAACTGCAGTCCCAGCTCAGCATG AAAGCCTCCTTGGAGAACAGCCTAGAAGAGACCAAAGGCCGCTACTGCCTGCAGctggcccagatccagggcttgaTCAGCGGTGTGGAGGAGCAGCTGGCTCAGCTGCGCTGCGAGATGGAGCAGCAGAGCCAGGAATACAACATCCTGTTGGACGTGAAGACCTGGCTGGAGCAGGAGATCGCCACGTACTGCCGTCTGCTGGATGGCGAGGATGCCCA CATCTCCTCCTCACAACACTCATCTGGCCAGTCCTATTCTTCCAGAGAAG tctTCTCCTCATCCTCCCGCCAGCCCCGGTCCATCCTCAAGGAGCAAGGCTCATCCAGCTTCAGCCAGAGCCAAAGCCAGAGTTCCAGGAACTAA